A part of Sulfurifustis variabilis genomic DNA contains:
- a CDS encoding YidB family protein → MGLFDSISGGLAGQLGGQGQNGNLLAAAAKLISSRDVGGLSGLLQLFNQKGKGDAVASWVSSDENRPISPDEVEGVLGHDRVQRIADEAGMSEPEASRGLSRLLPQLVDKLTPDGKVPDNDSADNTLSQLASRFLGSGR, encoded by the coding sequence ATGGGTCTCTTCGACAGCATCAGCGGCGGCCTTGCCGGTCAGCTCGGCGGCCAGGGACAGAACGGCAACCTGCTGGCGGCCGCGGCGAAGCTCATCAGCAGCCGCGACGTGGGCGGCCTGAGCGGGCTGCTCCAGCTCTTCAATCAGAAGGGGAAGGGCGACGCCGTCGCCTCGTGGGTATCGAGCGACGAGAACCGGCCGATATCGCCGGACGAGGTCGAAGGCGTGCTCGGGCACGATCGCGTGCAGCGCATCGCCGACGAGGCCGGCATGTCGGAACCGGAAGCGTCCCGCGGCCTCTCGCGCCTGCTGCCGCAGCTCGTCGACAAGCTCACGCCCGACGGCAAGGTGCCCGACAACGACTCCGCGGACAACACGCTGTCGCAGCTCGCGAGTCGCTTTCTCGGCAGCGGCAGGTAG